The DNA window agttaataaacaatgggcaaaatgatttgacaagaATTGAGGGTATTTTGTCATGTTATCCTTATTTAATGCTGATTTTTcatagaatgaccaaaatgattgatgttgGACAATCTCAATGACTACttatatcaatttcaaatctcaagaacCAAAGTGAAGATGTGTGTCAATTTCAGAAAGCATTtagataaataataaaaaaaaatcattaaaaatgaTTAGCAAGAATAGTACAGGCCCAATGGGTAAAACGGAATATACTACAAGCCCAATAGACCTAACGGACAAAAAATAGGAAAAACTAAAATGGACCGACAGTACCCGACAATCAATTGCTTAGTCTATTTCAACAACAATTCTATAACGACCAATTTCTCTGAAAAACAAATAAGGATAAAACTTCCGTCCACTCATACAGTGACACGGGGTATAGCTAATACGGGCGCATAGTGAAAAATAAGTAATGCGAtgctaaattttgtaaactaaatgacataaaagttgataaataaattatattacTTAAACGTTTCATCTTTTattagtgatttttcatttgatttattaatttaatttaatgtacaattttttttttagaaactaTTGCCACAAccattttttattatctttgGAACCTCATCGCTATCTCGACCTCCGAGCTCCCAATTTTCCTCCTCACCACCATGACAGTTCCGCCGTATCAGGGTAAACTATTCAgctatttgattattttttattgggttttagttcaatttttttagcttttattttatgaatttttaacGATCAGAAATGATGGATTGaacaattctattttttttacaaattacaGTCATATGGGATCTCTTAGAACTTGGAAAGATCACTGTGAACatggaaaattcctgaaacgaaagagacaagaacaacgtgcacaaacaaatatttgtatttgatgattttgggttacaatatctcttaaatttgatcctctgattcaatctccgtaaggtgtgtatttgtggatgtgcgattgatccaaagggccgttgggcttgatctaaggatgaacgttcttcaagggccgtggacttgatcttgaaggtggatttgagcggatcttcaaaggggcttttgggcttgatctttgaagaacagtgatgaacggatctccaagagcttttgggcttgatcttgaagaacggttggacgtgtggatttgttgatgttgttgatccaaggggccgttggggcttgatcttagaagaacgatgaacgaagaacaaagaacactttcttcaagggccgtcgggccttgatcttgaaggtggatgattgttgatccaaggggccgtcggggcttgatcttggaagaatgatgaacaaagaacgaagaacactttcttcaagggccgtcggggcttgatcttgaaggaggatttgatgaagaacgaaaagggctttcttgatccttcgggatttgcttgagagcttcggaggttcagagcttcaaggtgtaatatgaattcctcccctcaaatgaatgaattagccttctatttatagaaatttccaaggcctaattttgaatataatattccagatgaaataagtcgtttctgccaggtgttgatacgtgtcctgtttgatgacttttccaacttatttcgattttttgtttagacacacgctacgtataaaatttatgtaatacatgagcgttgaaactttgatttatcggtcaacatttatttaccaaaatttcgatgtctacaatcaCAACTTTGATGGAAATTATACTGAAATttcgattttttattttgtgggtTAACTCTTGAGTTAGCATTTGGAATTAAGCTCTTGGTTTGAACTTGAAGCTTCTGGTTGTTGATTTGGGCATTCTGCAATTGTTATAAGCTGAGTATGTGGCTGTGATTTCTAATTTTCAACTCGGTTTAACGGTTGCTATTGTTTTGCTGGTGTCCCGCAGATGATGTTAAGAATAATGAGAGGACGAATTACTTCAATTCCCCTGCATTGGATGTCTCAGTTACTTTTCCGCAAGCAACGCGGGCTTCTACTTTTCCTCCCTGCAGTAAGAACATTAACCATCATTATATAATAGATATCGTATAGATAAACTTGTATGTGTGTCTATAGAGAAATTGTCTTTTGTAAAACAGTTCAGGATTTCCTCTTGTTATGTAACTTATGTGAATCCAGACTATTCATTCGAATTTTTCGGATTTGCTTATTCATCTTGTCTCACTTTTTGCATTCTGGtttgtttttactttgtttctttgtgaatatttagtacCTTGCTCGTGCACCTCTTTAGTTGTTGTGATTTTGATTTGTAATTTGAAGAAACGGGCAACTTCAGTAATTAACTTCCATATTCTTATCTCTTGGCCTTAAAAATTTACAGCTTCGGATTGTTACAAGATTGATGATCTATTGACACCAGAGGAGCAGGCTATTAGGTTGCGAGTAAGAGAGTGTATGGAGAAAGACGTTGCTCCAATTATGGCAGAGGCATCCCTTTTACTCTAACCATTTCTGCATTTCATATTAAGGCTAAAACAgtcaatatttaattatttaatatacATTCATAAACAATGAGATTGATCTGCGAACTTGTTCTTTCAGTATTGGGAGAAGGCAGAGTTTCCATTTCAAATTATTCCAAAGCTTGGTGCATTGCGCATTGCTGGTGGGACAGTCAAGGTGCTTAATACATATCTTAATAAGTTATTTTTAAATCTTGCGTTCGATAATTTGTTGGATGTCCTGGTCTTTCTATTACGGCAAATGCTTTTGCTACAGCTGAAATTGCTAGAGTTGATGCAAGCTGTTCTACTTTCTTCTTGGTTCATTCCTCAGCAGCAATGCTTACTATTGGTTAGAATTtggataattttatttttgaccTTTTGTTTTATAAATAACCAAACCTTCACTGAAAAAAATGATGTTGTTGACAAGTCAAGACTTATAACCAGTGTTAATATTTCTGGACTGTCAAGAATAGCATTATGTGGGTCAGAGGCTCAAAAGCAGAAATATCTACCTTCTTTGGCTGAATTTAAGACTGTCGCCTGCTGGGTAAGATGCTCTTTTATGATATTTGTATCTAATATCTTTTTATGCTAATGTCAAGATACTCAAATCTGTTTATCTGCATGTTAAAGGGTTTGACTGAGCCTGACTATGGAAGTGATGCGACAGCAACAAAGGTCAAGGATTTCAACCTTCTCATTTGCTTCTTTATTTCTGTTAAATGGTATTATCATGCTCTTTTGGTTTTTGGGTGTCATGGCTCCGATCATGCTATATCACGTATTCTTGTGTTGTTGGGATCATCAGGTGGAAGGAGGTTGGGTACTTGAAGGCCAAAAGCGATGGATAGGAAACAGTACATTTGCTGAtgtcttgattatttttgctAGGAATACAACAACAAATCAGATTAATGGGtatgtaaaaaaataaacatgcgaACAACCTCTCAATATGTGTTCGAAACTTGTTTGTTAAGCTTCAAAGCTATGCAGAATTTATGATTATTTCTTTCTGATTATGTTTCTCCTTGCCTCCAAATTGCTTTGGtgtttaggccatctccaactgaagtaGGGTCAGAAGGCTCTCTTTGGCCCTATAGCccttcaagaaattaatattttaacgaACAGTCAGACCAtttttcttaccatctccaaccgaggggctagagggtcataggccaaacatatccctgtgacaaaaaaccatctccaaccgaaggggccaaagggccataggaccaaacataatttattattttaattgaattactattgttacttaaattaaattacCTCAATAATTTTACATTATGGATtgttaatgttttttttaatggaaTAGGCGTtcaagttttatgttgttaaatgtttgttttaatgttgtttaagttccatgttaaatgtttttttttattttttatttttcatgttgtataagttttatgttgtttaatgttacttaatgttatttaaggttgtttaatattttttaatgttgtttaatgttacttaAAGTTATTTAAGgttgtttaatgttacttaaatttatttaaggtagtttaatattgtttaatgttatttaatgttgtttaatagcTTATgtagttataggaaaaaaattagaattaatttgtaaaaaaaataatatatataacgGCTAGTTGACGTCACCCTGATGTCAGCAACTAGCCGTTGCATTCAAATTACTGGACTGGCCCAAGGCTGGCTGGGTTGGGCTAGCCGGTTGgtccttttctcctttttttttgacCCTTTGGCTTAGCCCTCGGTTGGTGATGGTTTTCATGtcatttcgggctattttctGTCTTATGACCCTCTGGCCGGATCAGTTGGGGATGGCCTTAGATGCCTAGATGCATCCAAAATTTAGCATGATGGTTTTCCGTAGCAGCACTCTcatgttgaatgtttttttttcctccttctaTTTCAGATTTATAGTAAAGAAGAATGCCCCTGGACTGACAGctacaaaaatagaaaataaaattggttTACGCATTGTTCAAAATGGAGATATTCTCTTAAATAGAGTATTTGTTCCAGATGAGGAAAGGCTACCTGGTGTTAATTCTTTTCAGGATACTAACAAGGTAAGCTGCAAAGCTGCGTTATTGCAATTTGTTTAATCTTCTTCTCCCTTTAGAGTAATTTAGGCATAAATTCTACTTCTTATTCGAGCTTATGTTTAATAAACAAGACATGTTTAAGCTTGACTAAAGATTCATCTTGGTTTTTGTAATATCTCTTTTTTCCCCTTTTGAGAGATAAGGCTTGATACTGCAATGCCGTTATCCCAAAGTATAACTCTGAATCTTCTTTCTACGGAGCATGGAGCAAAGTTTTTCATTCCGTTGCCCTAATATAAAACAGATGTGCTAAGGTCTCTCATTTCTCACACATGTGAGAGCGACACGTATAATGCTGTCTTCATGAGTATTTATTGATTTTATGTTGCTTTAAACAACTGAATACAGGTTCTTGCTGTTTCGCGTGTCATGGTCGCCTGGCAACCTATTGGTTTATGTATGGGGGTCTATGATATGTGTCACAGGTATAAAAACATGCCTaagctgctctctctctctctctctctctctctctctctctcacatcttCCATTTACCGTAATTCAAGTTTCCTCTGTATTAAGTCTAAATTATACGGATTTGAAAGGTATCGGAAGGAGAGGAAACAATTTGGAGCCCTCTTGCAGCCTTCCAGATCAACCAAGAGAAACTTGTCCGTATGCTTGGTAATGTTCAAGCTATGGTTCTTATAGGCGCCTCTGCAAGGTGTATGAGGCGGGTAAAATGACTCCAGGTCATGCTAGCATGGGGAaggtaagaaaaaaagaaaaactaatgaaaatggcttgaaaactttgagttttaacgataaggacaaaataaagggtaaagtgaatactaccaagtttgactttttagtataaaaatgtgttttttcgttaaagtcAATAATACCgctagtttttcgttaaaactcccaaaaaaaaTGACACCCTGATGCAATTACCTATCCTATTGCTTATACattcaaaatattcaaaatactAAGTGGGTGCAATTTTCAGTCATGGATCACTCTGAGGGCAAGGGAAACGGTTGCTCTAGGGAGGGAATTACTCGGTGGCAATGGAATCTTATCTGATTTTCTTGTTGCAAATGTAATTTCAGTTGAATATCAAaatgcgcaacgaacaagattaacaaaataataagaatattattaaacaaactaagaatgccgaaacggctacaaaaccctaaaagactacattgtgactaacttattGATTGAAACTAACTAATACAAGCACTActatatatagtgaaaactaaagcaaaatcataatccttaaaggatatagaaaactctaataaaccctaaatcctaacccttaaaggatatagaaaattctaatatccttgtcccacaagaaaaccataaacaaaaataaactaataactaattttccaacacccctcTTCAAACTCATGGCGGAACACAGACATGAATTTGCCAAAGTAGATGTGGACGCAAGACTCCAAATTCCAGTGCTGATttcgatgccgatgccgatgccgatgttGATGCTAATGTCGTTGCAAGATTCCAATGCCAATGCAAATTCCAActtccaaacaaacaaacaaaaattcaattcaccaCGTTCACAACGTCACTTGAGTGGTCTCCAATCTAAGCACTCAAACGATCGTCGCGGTGGTCAACAACAGGCTTCCTAATACAAGCCAAACAAACCATATTTCTTTCTTGCCCATGTGGgccttcaaacaaaaaaaacaatgtattttttcctttttttcttttctactctttttttttctcttattctttttcttccttccttctctcTGCCTTTCTTCTGGCAAAACCAATTGCAGCAAACAAGGCTTCCAAAACCAATTgcagcaaacaaaaaaaaacttctagTGCAAAGTTAACCTGCAGAAGGGGAGTGACAGATCCGACTGGTAGGAGTCGGTGCGGGTACCGTGAACATGTGGATGTAGCAGTGGAGATGGTGGTGCGGGTTATCTGGGCAGATTGCAGTGCAATGGTGGCGACAAGAACGACTTTGACTACGGATGAGCGGAAGACGACGGACGAAACTAATACCCAGTAAACTAACAAACAAAACTGATACAAACAAATTGACAAAAATCAAGAACAGATTAAATCCCAAAGGATCAAActttgataccaagttgaatatcagaatgcgcaacgaacaagattaataaaataataagaatattattaaacaaactgagaatgccgaaacaGCTACAAAACCTTAAGAGACTATATTGTGACTAACTTATTGATTGAAACTAACTAATACAAGCACTActatatatagtgaaaactaaagcaaaatcataatccttaaaggatatagaaaactctaataaaccctaaatcctaacccttaaaggatatagaaaattctaatatccttgtcccacaagaaaaccataaacaaaaataaactaataactaattttccaacaccccccttcaaacTCGTGGCGGAACAcagacatgagtttgccaaagtagatgtggacgcaagactccaaattccagtgctgatgccgatgccgatggcGATGctgatgccgatgccgatgccgatgttgatgccgatgccgatgttGATGCCAATGTCGTTGCAAGATTCTAATGCCAATGCAAATTCCAActtccaaacaaacaaacagaaatTCAATTCACCACGTTCACAACGTCACTTGAGTGGTCTCCAATCCAAGCACTCAAACGATCGTCACGGTGGTCAACAACAGGCTTCCTAATACAAGCCAAACAAACCATACTTCTTTCTTGCCCGTGTGGgccttcaaacaaaaaaaaaacaacgtattttttcctttttttcttttctactctttttttttctcttattctttttcttccttccttctctcTGCCTTTCTTCTGGCAAAACCAATTGCAGCAAACAAGGCTTCCAAAACCAATTgcagcaaacaaaaaaaaacttctagTGCAAAGTTAACCTGCAGAAGGGGAGTGACAGATCCGACTGGTAGGAGTTGGTGCGGGTACCGTGAACATGTGGATGTAGCAGTGGAGATGGTGGTGCGGGTTATCTGGGCAGATTGCAGTGTGGTGGTGGCGACAAGAATGGTTTTGACTACTGATGAGTGGAAGACGACGGACGAAACTAATACCCAGTAAACTAACAAACAAAACTGATACAAACAAATTGACACTAATCAAGAACAAATTAAATCCCAAATGATCAaactctgataccaagttgaatatcagaatgcgcaacgaacaagattaacaaaataataagaatattattaaacaaactgagaatgctgaaacggctacaaaaccctaagagactacattatgACTAACTTATTGATTGAAACTAACTAATACAAGCACTActatatatagtgaaaactaaagcaaaatcataatccttaaaggatatagaaaactctaataaaccctaaatcctaacccttaaaggatatagaaaattctaatatccttgtcccacaagaaaaccataaacaaaaataaactaataactaattttccaacaccccccttcaaacTCATGGCGGAACACAGACATGAGTTTGTTAAAGTAGATGTGGACGCAAGACTCCACATTCCAGTGCTGATGCCGATGCCGATAatgatgccgatgccgatgccgatgccgatgttgatgccgatgccgatgttGATGCCAATGTCGTTGCAAGATTCCAATGCCAATGCAAATTCCAActtccaaacaaacaaacaaaaattcaattcaccaCGTTCACAACGTCACTTGAGTGGTCTCCAATCTAAGCACTCAAACGATCGTCGCGGTGGTCAACAACAGGCTTCCTAATACAAGCCAAACAAACCATATTTCTTTCTTGCCCGTGTGGgccttcaaacaaaaaaaacaacgtattttttcctttttttcttttctactcttttttttttctcttattctttttcttccttccttctctcTGCCTTTCTTCTGGCAAAACCAATTGCAGCAAACAAGGCTTCCAAAACCAATTgcagcaaacaaaaaaaaacttctagTGCAAAGTTAACCTACAGAAGGGGAGTGACAGATCCGACTGGTAGGAGTTGGTGCGGGTACCGTGAACATGTGGATGTAGCAGTGGAGATGGTGGTGCGGGTTATCTGGGCAGATTGCAGTGTGGTGGTGGCGACAAGAATGGTTTTGACTACTGATGAGTGGAAGACGACGGACGAAACTAATACCCAGTAAACTAACAAACAAAACTGATACAAACAAATTGACACTAATCAAGAACAAATTAAATCCCAAAGGATCAaactctgataccaagttgaatatcagaatgcgcaacgaacaagattaacaaaataataagaatattattaaacaaactgagaatgctgaaacggctacaaaaccctaagagactacattatgACTAACTTATTGATTGAAACTAACTAATACAAGCACTActatatatagtgaaaactaaagcaaaatcataatccttaaaggatatagaaaactctaataaaccctaaatcctaacccttaaaggatatagaaaattctaatatccttgtcccacaagaaaaccataaacaaaaataaactaataactaattttccaacaccccccttcaaacTCATGGCGGAACACAGACATGAGTTTGCTAAAGTAGATGTGGACGCAAGACTCCACATTCCATTGCTGATGCCGATGCCGATAatgatgccgatgccgatgccgatgccgatgttgatgccgatgccgatgttGATGCCAATGTCGTTGCAAGATTCCAATGCCAATGCAAATTCCAActtccaaacaaacaaacaaaaattcaattcaccaCGTTCACAACGTCACTTGAGTGGTCTCCAATCTAAGCACTCAAACGATCGTCGCGGTGGTCAACAACAGGCTTCCTAATACAAGCCAAACAAACCATATTTCTTTCTTGCCCGTGTGGgccttcaaacaaaaaaaacaacgtattttttcctttttttcttttctactcttttttttttctcttattctttttcttccttccttctctcTGCCTTTCTTCTGGCAAAACCAATTGCAGCAAACAAGGCTTCCAAAACCAATTgcagcaaacaaaaaaaaacttctagTGCAAAGTTAACTTGCAGAAGGGGAGTGACAGATCCGACTGGTAGGAGTCGGTGCGGGTACCGTGAACATGTGGATGTAGCAGTGGAGATGGTGGTGCGGGTTATCTGGGCAGATTGCAGTGCGGTGGTGGCGACAAGAACGGCTTTGACTACGGATGAGCGGAAGACGACGGACGAAACTAATACCCAGTAAACTAACAAACAAAATTGATACAAACAAATTGACACTAATCAAGAACAGATTAAATCCCAAATGATCAaactctgataccaagttgaatatcagaatgcgcaacgaacaagattaacaaaataataagaatattattaaataaactgagaatgccgaaactgctacaaaaccctaagagattacattgtgactaacttattGATTGAAACTAACTAATACAAGCACTActatatatagtgaaaactaaagcaaaatcCTAATCCTTTAAGGATATAGAAAACTCTaataaaccctaaatcctaacCCTTAAAGgatataaaaaattctaatatccttgtcccacaagaaaaccataaacaaaaataaactaataactaattttccaacaatTTCCTGCTTATCTGtggatttaaaattttatatttagaatCTTTGGAAGGATTGGAAAACATATTACTTGTATACCTATTCCTCTGTCCTACCTTTGTCGGTAAAGGATTAGGTAACGTTTGCTATCGACTCCTTTAGTGTAGGAATCTGATTGCGTTGGATCTTAAACGTGCCATTGAGAGGCTGTTTCTTTTGCGAAGGGTGTTTGTTATATATGTACACCTTTTAGTTATTTCTGTCACCTTTTGAATGCATTCATTTTGTGGTCATCTTGCAGGCTTTCGGTGATTTGGAACCCATCTACACATTCGAAGGCACTTATGACATCAACGCCTTGGTCACCGGTAGGGAAGTCACTGGCATTGCCAGCTTCAGGCCAGCTGCATCGACCCAGCGAAGCCGTCTGTAGTGTAACCTCTCTGAATCTCTACTCCCTCCGCAAGTTTCCTTCATTAATAACGAGGTTGTCTGATGTCAAAAGGGATGAAGTGAATTCATCCATTGACAACCAAAAATAAGGATGCGTTATAAATTGTTGTTTATAGACATTGTATCTGTCACATTCCggtccgggcccccaccacatcccgggctcgactccactgtaacacgatattgttcgctttggaccccgaccacgccctcacgattttgtttctaggaactcacacgagaacttcccagtgggtcacccattatgggattgctctcacgcgaactcgcttaacttcgaaattccgaTAGAACCCAAAGCCAATAAACTCCCAAaaaacctcgtgctaggtagagatgagaatatacatataaggcttagaggatctaCTCCCCTGAACGATGTGGGATGCTACAGTATCGGTATAGTTCTGAAAGACATAAATGATCCTAGCAGACCCTCGAATTATTCGCCAAAAAAGAGCCATACCTGGGCTTGTGCGCCGCCGGCATAACTCCGTGGGCGGACAAGTTTACGTCCAAATGAGTGACAAAGGAAATGAACTTTTTGAAACCTTATGTCCAGAGATTGCTATAACTCGGTAGTTGGGTCAAAGGAAAGCTTGCCAGGGGCGTCTGTATCGACCAGATTATCCTACCACAACAGAAGCAAAAGCAAAATTCCCGCCAAAAGTTGTTGGGTTTTGTAGGATAAGATTTTAACGGGTAGCTAAATGTCATAAGCAGTTACATCTTTGACTGTAACCTTCCAAAATGTCGTCTTCTCCCCCCTCAAGGCCAAGGGAGCCGTTACACGCCCATGAGTTTCGAAGACATTTTTAATCAACAACTGATGTCTATGAGATAAAAAGTTGCTCTTAAGTGCTTGGAGTTTGGTCTAATTGGCCTCTAAGTGAGAGAAATGTTTGACTAGAAGTGTCTGATCAAGTTTTGTTCTCTTGATCATCCGATAACCTTTCCTTAAGTGATTGGAATTTGATCTAATAGGACTCCAAGCTGGAGAAAAGTACGAGTAGAAGTCTGGTCGAGTCTCGTTCTATTAACCATACATTCCAAAGATCATACATTTCTTAGTAATATTTCTTGTGAGTCTCGTTTCATTGACCATACATTCCAAAGATCATACCTTTTAGTAATGTTTTTGGTGTCTAATCGAAATTTGTAAAGTGTTATTTTTCTATGTAACTAAAACAAATTGCATCATCATTTCCTATTCACTGCgttccaaatttaaatttattatgtcCCAAGTCAAAACTTTCCATTATATCAATTATATTCAAAAACATATTCTTCATCCAAGCTCCATTGCAAAATGCAAtcatattaaatataacataatgcACATCTCAAAA is part of the Malus domestica chromosome 12, GDT2T_hap1 genome and encodes:
- the LOC103452966 gene encoding LOW QUALITY PROTEIN: acyl-coenzyme A oxidase 4, peroxisomal (The sequence of the model RefSeq protein was modified relative to this genomic sequence to represent the inferred CDS: inserted 2 bases in 2 codons) — its product is MTVPPYQDDVKNNERTNYFNSPALDVSVTFPQATRASTFPPCTSDCYKIDDLLTPEEQAIRLRVRECMEKDVAPIMAEYWEKAEFPFQIIPKLGALRIAGGTVKFVGCPGLSITANAFATAEIARVDASCSTFFLVHSSAAMLTIALCGSEAQKQKYLPSLAEFKTVACWGLTEPDYGSDATATKVEGGWVLEGQKRWIGNSTFADVLIIFARNTTTNQINGFIVKKNAPGLTATKIENKIGLRIVQNGDILLNRVFVPDEERLPGVNSFQDTNKVLAVSRVMVAWQPIGLCMGVYDMCHRYRKERKQFGXPLAAFQINQEKLVRMLGNVQAMVLIGXLCKVYEAGKMTPGHASMGKSWITLRARETVALGRELLGGNGILSDFLVANAFGDLEPIYTFEGTYDINALVTGREVTGIASFRPAASTQRSRL